Proteins encoded within one genomic window of Triticum aestivum cultivar Chinese Spring chromosome 2D, IWGSC CS RefSeq v2.1, whole genome shotgun sequence:
- the LOC123055103 gene encoding uncharacterized protein isoform X3 produces the protein MAAAYFHGHILSSRTRSSAARLRPPLPPISHLVHMRPPPHPSPVPRLDGLYRRSAFTNACHHIPPPSAQTLHRTPRGSPSMRCRRLVLPTADLGSLRSQIQQAAASSSDVTAAVSSSPFSPRPWWNSMRIKKLSRSLGTLHLVVSSASSLPYSFSIVMEKPQDPSEEKKGI, from the exons atggccgccgcctACTTCCATGGCCACATCCTCTCCAGCCGCACTCGTTCCAGCGCTGCCCGCCTCCGACCTCCACTACCGCCCATATCTCATCTCGTCCACATGCGTCCGCCACCCCACCCATCTCCCGTACCCCGTCTCGACGGCCTCTACCGCCGTTCTGCCTTCACCAACGCCTGCCACCACATCCCACCTCCCTCGGCTCAAACCCTCCACCGCACTCCAAGAGGGTCGCCCAGTATGCGTTGCCGACGCCTCGTGCTCCCTACTGCAGATCTGGGAAGTCTCCGGTCGCAAATCCAGCAAGCCGCTGCCTCCTCTTCTGATGTGACAGCAGCAGTCTCTTCCTCCCCCTTTTCTCCAAGACCGTGGTG GAACTCTATGAGAATTAAGAAACTCTCTCGGTCGCTCGGAACTCTGCACCTGGTTGTCTCCTCCGCCTCTTCTCTaccgtacagcttctccatagtgATGGAGAAACCTCAAGATCCAAGTGAAGAAAAGAAAG GAATATAA
- the LOC123055103 gene encoding uncharacterized protein isoform X1: MAAAYFHGHILSSRTRSSAARLRPPLPPISHLVHMRPPPHPSPVPRLDGLYRRSAFTNACHHIPPPSAQTLHRTPRGSPSMRCRRLVLPTADLGSLRSQIQQAAASSSDVTAAVSSSPFSPRPWCWPLLACAYRNSMRIKKLSRSLGTLHLVVSSASSLPYSFSIVMEKPQDPSEEKKGI; encoded by the exons atggccgccgcctACTTCCATGGCCACATCCTCTCCAGCCGCACTCGTTCCAGCGCTGCCCGCCTCCGACCTCCACTACCGCCCATATCTCATCTCGTCCACATGCGTCCGCCACCCCACCCATCTCCCGTACCCCGTCTCGACGGCCTCTACCGCCGTTCTGCCTTCACCAACGCCTGCCACCACATCCCACCTCCCTCGGCTCAAACCCTCCACCGCACTCCAAGAGGGTCGCCCAGTATGCGTTGCCGACGCCTCGTGCTCCCTACTGCAGATCTGGGAAGTCTCCGGTCGCAAATCCAGCAAGCCGCTGCCTCCTCTTCTGATGTGACAGCAGCAGTCTCTTCCTCCCCCTTTTCTCCAAGACCGTGGTG TTGGCCCTTGCTTGCGTGTGCTTACAGGAACTCTATGAGAATTAAGAAACTCTCTCGGTCGCTCGGAACTCTGCACCTGGTTGTCTCCTCCGCCTCTTCTCTaccgtacagcttctccatagtgATGGAGAAACCTCAAGATCCAAGTGAAGAAAAGAAAG GAATATAA
- the LOC123055103 gene encoding uncharacterized protein isoform X2: MAAAYFHGHILSSRTRSSAARLRPPLPPISHLVHMRPPPHPSPVPRLDGLYRRSAFTNACHHIPPPSAQTLHRTPRGSPSMRCRRLVLPTADLGSLRSQIQQAAASSSDVTAAVSSSPFSPRPWCWPLLACAYRNSMRIKKLSRSLGTLHLVVSSASSLPYSFSIVMEKPQDPSEEKKG, from the exons atggccgccgcctACTTCCATGGCCACATCCTCTCCAGCCGCACTCGTTCCAGCGCTGCCCGCCTCCGACCTCCACTACCGCCCATATCTCATCTCGTCCACATGCGTCCGCCACCCCACCCATCTCCCGTACCCCGTCTCGACGGCCTCTACCGCCGTTCTGCCTTCACCAACGCCTGCCACCACATCCCACCTCCCTCGGCTCAAACCCTCCACCGCACTCCAAGAGGGTCGCCCAGTATGCGTTGCCGACGCCTCGTGCTCCCTACTGCAGATCTGGGAAGTCTCCGGTCGCAAATCCAGCAAGCCGCTGCCTCCTCTTCTGATGTGACAGCAGCAGTCTCTTCCTCCCCCTTTTCTCCAAGACCGTGGTG TTGGCCCTTGCTTGCGTGTGCTTACAGGAACTCTATGAGAATTAAGAAACTCTCTCGGTCGCTCGGAACTCTGCACCTGGTTGTCTCCTCCGCCTCTTCTCTaccgtacagcttctccatagtgATGGAGAAACCTCAAGATCCAAGTGAAGAAAAGAAAG GCTAA